A single Callithrix jacchus isolate 240 chromosome 4, calJac240_pri, whole genome shotgun sequence DNA region contains:
- the LOC128931886 gene encoding uncharacterized protein LOC128931886 yields the protein MGCQAENVTKAVKENLFDYNMATYLILDGKKQSTNTLQSLAPGDPTCSLSTQVSSSHGGLQKKPESFNPDPQHAPMASPTIKSSISNCGHLETLAEQAPRSDSVASSIVSSLETLAEQPQPPSCPNHMLAHFSNGSLALNIRDPGTAVRIQECLVFIGLHERNFQGGEKPISVAAVPVLKFSRTHWDSDSPDTEEGVSSIALNPPPSALWGPGPDPDLGGLPIREVFLHRRVPAGSGEPCFISVGYVDHTQFVRFHSDAASPRWEPRAPWMEQERPDSWDPETLTLKASAQTHRGNLRTLLCYHNQSEAGSDPGPGSRSDHGPPHPPRTAHVAPSLRSTRGCGTHADARPGKAPDAFTRFPFQFRPKSLRVGLGGGGAWWAVLTAGAGPGSHTFRMSCDCDPGPDGRLLRGY from the exons ATGGGGTGCCAGGCTGAGAATGTCACCAAGGCAGTTAAAGAAAACTTATTCGATTATAACATGGCCACCTACCTTATTTTAGATGGAAAAAAGCAATCGACTAACACACTACAGTCCCTTGCTCCTGGGGATCCCACCTGTTCCCTATCAACTCAAGTTTCCAGTTCACATGGTGGCCTGCAGAAGAAGCCAGAGAGTTTTAATCCAGACCCCCAGCATGCCCCCATGGCCTCCCCGACCATCAAGAGCTCCATCAGCAATTGTGGACATTTAGAAACCCTGGCTGAGCAAGCCCCTCGGAGTGACAGCGTGGCCTCCTCCATTGTGAGCTCCTTAGAAACCTTGGCTGAgcaa CCACAGCCTCCAAGCTGTCCCAACCACATGCTCGCTCACTTCAGCAATGGTTCCTTAGCACTCAACATCCGTGACCCCGGCACAGCCGTTAGGATACAGGAGTGTCTG GTTTTTATAGGCCTGCATGAGAGAAATTTCCAGGGTGGCG AGAAGCCAATCAGCGTCGCCGCGGTCCCGGTTCTAAAGTTCTCACGCACCCACTGGGACTCAGATTCTCCTGACACTGAGGAAGGGGTCTCCTCCATCGCCCTGAACCCTCCTCCTTCTGCTCTCTGGGGCCCTGGCCCTGATCCAGACCTGGGCGG GCTCCCAATCCGTGAGGTATTTCTACACCGCCGAGTCCCAGCCGGCAGCGGGGAGCCCTGCTTCATCTCGGTGGGCTACGTGGACCACACGCAGTTCGTGCGGTTCCACAGCGACGCGGCGAGTCCGAGATGGGAGCCGCGGGCGCCGTGGATGGAACAGGAAAGGCCGGATTCTTGGGACCCGGAGACACTGACTCTCAAGGCCAGCGCACAGACTCACCGAGGGAACCTGCGGACCCTGCTCTGCTACCACAACCAGAGCGAGGCCGGTAGTGACCCCGGCCCTGGGAGCAGATCAGATCACGGCCCTCCTCATCCCCCACGCACGGCCCACGTCGCCCCGAGTTTGAGATCCACCCGAGGCTGCGGGACCCACGCAGATGCTCGACCCGGGAAAGCCCCAGACGCCTTTACCCGGTTTCCTTTTCAATTTAGGCCCAAATCCCTGAGGGTTGGTCTGGGCGGGGGCGGGGCTTGGTGGGCTGTGCTGACcgcgggggcggggccagggTCTCACACCTTCCGGATGAGCTGTGACTGCGACCCGGGGCCTGATGGGCGCCTCCTCCGCGGGTATTAA